Part of the Terriglobia bacterium genome, CGAAAATCGAGCGGATGGCCCGTTCGATCTCGGCGGTCTTATCCGCGATCCCATGCATCGGCACAAAAACCGAAATCACGCCGTATGCCCCCGAAGCGCGCCGCGCCATGAAGCGGTTACGCCCGGAGATTCCCAGCCAGGTCTCGAGAAAAACCAGAAGCGTGGCGAGAGCGGCGAGCCAGCACACGAATAGCAGGGCATACTGGAGCAAAGACCAAGACCCCATACCTTTCTTCTAATTTATCTGTAGTAATTTTTCAATCGCTGATACAGCTCGCCCGTCGCTTTACAATCGGCGAGACAATAATGTGCGATTTCCTGGAGGCGTCCCTGCTTGAAATAATCCCCGACTTTGCTGCCGTTGATGCCGTTTTTGGGTGAATCGACACCGAAAATCTCGCAGAAGAATTCCAGCGTGCCCTTGCGGTAGCGCTCGAAGTTGGTGAGGACTTCGCGGACGTCGAAATGACGCTCGGTGCTGAAGCGGCGGGTATCGAGAAGGATATCGCGGGGGATCGGTACGCCCATGATGGCGCTCCGGATATTGATGTAGGGAAAATCGAACGACTTCCCGTTGAAGGTCACGAACCGCTGCGGCCGGATCTGGCCCATGTCGGACCAGAAGTTGGCCAGCAGTTCGCGCTCGTCGGGCTGGCAATAGGCGCGCGACCGCTCGAGCTCGAGCCAGTGCACGCCGATACAGATGATTCTGCCGGTGCAGGGGTCCAGGCCGAGCGACGAGAGCACCTTCTGCCGGTCCTCGTCGGTAGGCACGTCCAGAAGTATTTCTCGCGCGCGAGTGGACATACCGTCCGGGTCCTGCCCGACCGTTTCGATATCGATGACTAGTGTCGACGGCTGTCCCATTCCCACAGCTTACGCAACCCCCGGACAAGTCAGGGGCGCCCGGGAAGGAACACTAGAACTATTGGAAATTGCATCATTGGAGGTTTCTTCAGTTCTAAATTTGAAATGAAGAAATCTCTAATGATGCAATTTCCAATAGTCTCCTTTTGGAGTTCGAATTGCAGAGGGAGTACAATAGGCGCAGCCTTCCCCAAGGAGTTGACTATGAACACCATCGTGTTTGCGTTGATGATGCAGGTGGCCAGCACGTCCTTCATCGTTTCAACCAAGGCCGGCGTGGTGAATTATGTGCAGGGCGCGGCGACAGTCAAAATGGCGACCGTTGCAAAGCCAGGCGTGCCGATCGGAACCGGCCCCAACGGCCGGCTGGAAATTCTATTGAATCCCGGCTCGTACCTGCGGATGGGTGCCAACTCGCAGGTCATTCTGGACAAAGTGCAGTTCGACGACATGGCGATTCACGTCGTGCAAGGGTCCGCTCTGGTTGAAGCCTCCGGCTTCAGTAAAGACCTCCCGCTGACGGTCACCACCGGTAACCTGCACATGCAGATCATCAAGGACGGCATCTATCTCTTCAGTGACGGACGAGTCACTGTCGTGGAAGGAAAGATCCGCGATGCCGGCAACAGCCTCGTCTACGGCAAAGGCTTCCAGCTTTCGGATGATCAAGGGTACCGCGCCCGGAAAGTGCAGACCTTCACGACGGCTCTGGAGCTTTGGAGCCAGCAGCGTGACTCGCAGATTGCGTCGGCCAACGCGAACATCGCGAGGAGCCTGAATTCGACGGCCGGAGTACCTTACGGTTCATTCCAGGACGTCTGGCTGTGGTCTCAGTTGCTCGGGTCCTTTATTTACATGCCGGGTGGGCGATACCGTTCGCCTTACGGATACACCTACACGCAGATCGTACCCGTCTACAACGGCGGAGGCGGATATGGCGGTGGCGGGCGCTCCAACAGCGGCACCATTGCTTCAAACAATAACGGCAATACGAACACTGGCGGCGGGGGCGGCGGTGCCTTTACCGCGGCGTCGGCTGCAGGCCGTGGCGGTGGTCCCGGGGGCTCCGCCGGTGGAATCAGCAGCGCCGGGTCCGGCGGTGGGGGCGGAAGGCCGTCCGGTCCTGCAAGATCGGTATCGAAGTAACCGATTTTCAAGACGAAAAAAGAGCACGGGGTTGAACCCCGTGCTCTTTTTTTGTCTGAAAGAAGCTAGAAAA contains:
- a CDS encoding ribonuclease H-like domain-containing protein, yielding MGQPSTLVIDIETVGQDPDGMSTRAREILLDVPTDEDRQKVLSSLGLDPCTGRIICIGVHWLELERSRAYCQPDERELLANFWSDMGQIRPQRFVTFNGKSFDFPYINIRSAIMGVPIPRDILLDTRRFSTERHFDVREVLTNFERYRKGTLEFFCEIFGVDSPKNGINGSKVGDYFKQGRLQEIAHYCLADCKATGELYQRLKNYYR
- a CDS encoding FecR domain-containing protein, with the translated sequence MNTIVFALMMQVASTSFIVSTKAGVVNYVQGAATVKMATVAKPGVPIGTGPNGRLEILLNPGSYLRMGANSQVILDKVQFDDMAIHVVQGSALVEASGFSKDLPLTVTTGNLHMQIIKDGIYLFSDGRVTVVEGKIRDAGNSLVYGKGFQLSDDQGYRARKVQTFTTALELWSQQRDSQIASANANIARSLNSTAGVPYGSFQDVWLWSQLLGSFIYMPGGRYRSPYGYTYTQIVPVYNGGGGYGGGGRSNSGTIASNNNGNTNTGGGGGGAFTAASAAGRGGGPGGSAGGISSAGSGGGGGRPSGPARSVSK